The Corvus hawaiiensis isolate bCorHaw1 chromosome 9, bCorHaw1.pri.cur, whole genome shotgun sequence genomic sequence AACAGTCAAGTCTAGTAGCTAAGACTGCATGCTTCAGGTGGGTCTTGGAAGGGTGAAAACACCAGCTTCCCCTCTCAGTTTATTCATAACCCTCACCCTAGAGAAATGATTTCTGGAATGTGTTGCAGAGCAGTCCCGCTTAGTATGGCTTAATTCAGTAATTCTAGGAAGTGCATATAGCATTGAGCCCTGTGTGCAATGTTAGTTGGCATCTGCTGATCTTGCAGtctggaaattttattttctagcatTGCTTAGATATTTTTGAGATGAGTTTCAGCAAGGCCACTGATCCTGGTTTTTCATGTAGGAGGGATTTAATTTCCAGGTGTAGATTTCTGTCCTAACAACAGAAAGTTTGACTGATGAAAAATAGATGCATCTTTTAGTTATGTTTAGTTCAGTGCCAGGCAGGCTGGAGGACCCTGGATGGGATGTTGAGTGTGAAGTTATTTAAAGGGTATATGTGAGATGCTGTATACTCAGCTGTCTGATCCCTGTAGGTCTGAACTCATGCTCTTCTTTTGAAAGGCTGCACTCGCAAGACCAGAATTATTGATGTTGTGTACAACGCTTCCAACAACGAGCTGGTGCGGACAAAGACCCTGGTGAAGAACTGCATCGTGCTCATTGACAGCACCCCGTACCGGCAGTGGTACGAGGCCCACTATGCCCTGCCCCTCGGACGCAAGAAGGGCGCCAAACTGGTACGCCTGGGGTTGTCCTTCtggctcctggcagagcagagtgtgccctgccaggggcagttACCCATCCTGAACAGACAGGGCCTGCCAGAATAGGGGTTGGGTACCCAGAAGTGCTGACATTGGTTATCCAAGCTGTGTTCCCATAGGTTCCCAGGATAAGTCTGGCTCTCCTAATGGGGTGCTCAGTTCCAGGAGCTCTCCCTGAGGTGTTACACCCATTTGTGCACAAGGACCTGCCTGTCGAAATCTTTGTCTTCTAATGATGATACCTTTGTCCAGTTCTGCTACTGAAGGGAGAGCGATGACAATTTAGGATGCTGAGGAAGACTTTGCAGGTCGGGTTCTTGTGCTGGTGAGAAGCTTGGGGATTGCTAATTAAACTTAAGCATGTTTGTAAGTGTCTTGAAACTATGCTGAGCCATTAATCTAAGAATCAAACCCTGAACTGCTAGAAGGTATTTAAAACCCCACATGTAGCATTCAGGTTAATCCTtgcattaaaagcaaaacacttcTCATCTGAGTGCTGTGTAGTGCAGAAGCAGGGGGAGAGCTTGTAACTTGTCTGCCTGGACTTGCACCACACCCAAGCTCTTTAATTAtttctgcagagggaaagagTATTCACTGCTTTTTGTAGGAGGATTAATTCACCAAGGAAACCTTTGCAGTTTCATTGACTTGAGATCAGCCTTCCCTAGGGCACTGTGCTCAGTTGCCAGCAGTGATTCTGGTTAGCAGTGTTTCATTTCTTGGTCTCAAAAGTGAAATGCAGCACCTGGTTCTGTGAGATCAAAGTATTTGTACTTTGGCCAGGTATGACTTGGAAAACAGTACAGTGCTGAGAATACAAGGGTCTCCTTCATCATAGTGGAAAACACCTGTGTTAGTGGAAGGTGGCCATTtgtttaacaattttttttgccttttctcttggGTTCAGACTCCTGAAGAGGAGGAAATACTGAACAAGAAACGTTCAAAGAAGATCCAGAAAAAATACGATGAGCGAAAGAAGAATGCCAAGATAGCAAGTATTCTTGAGGAGCAGTTCCAGCAAGGAAAGCTACTTGGTGAGTCCCTGGCAGCATTAATGTAACTTGTACTTTCATCTTCTCCAGAGATAACCCACTTGTGGCAGGATGGGGAAATCTGCCTAGCCAGGCTCCTGCAGTTGGTAATTCCTGTTTGGGCTTTGAGAAAGAAATGGGTCTCAAGACTTGCAAAATGGGCAAGTGTGTGTCAGAAAAACGTGCTGCAGGCATCTAAGAGCTTTGATGTTTCAAGCTCTGGCAAATAGTTGAGTGAGTGTTCTGAAGTCTTCTGGTGATGAGACCTTTGTCCAGTTCTGCTACTGAACCCGAGCGATGACATTTGGAGATCTGAGGAGGACTTCATTAGGGACTGAGCAGCAGCGCAGGTTCCAGAGCACAGTACCTCAGGAGGGGCTGCTGATGTATGCACATGAACTGGTGACTCGGTTACTGAAGAGCTGCTcgtctgtgctgctgcagacaggctgcgtgcagtgtttgTTCTTTGGTGTGTGCACTGGGGTGGGGAATTGCCGGACTTTAACTGGATGACTTCTCCTTGCAGCCTGCATTGCCTCCAGACCTGGACAGTGTGGCCGAGCTGATGGCTACGTGTTGGAAGGCAAGGAATTAGAGTTCTACTTGAGGAAGATCAAGGCCAGAAAAGGCAAATGAAAAGCTGTTGTGCTGAGAGAACGAATAAAACCCAGAGTCTACTACCATAACAGGTTGTGCGCTCATTTGTGTGTGCAGTGTGGAGGGGGCTTCTGTAGCTCCACCTGCATTGTAAAATGTGAAGGAAGATGGAACTCTAGGAATCCCTGAGCCCTTTAATGTCTTCAGGCAAAACTTGACCCTGCATGTGCTCAACTAAAACATCTCCGTGGGTTCTAAGTGACTTAAAGGACCAAGTATGTGTGAAAAAGTTGGAGAATGTCCAGTACTGGCAACCTATGAGCAGGAGGAAGGTGCAAGTGCCCACCCCCTTTAAGAGTTCTGGGTTCCTGGGAGCTCCTGAGGTCTGTCTGGGCCCCcctgttcctgtgctgtgttAGGTCAGCGTGTGCTGTGGTTGGGGTGTTGGAGAGGTCAGTGGGGAAATGGGCTAAGTCTGGCTGAAAACTTGGCTGTTATGCCTTCAGCCTCTGCAGCTGGTAACTCGTGCGTCTGCCCTCCACATTACACGAGCTCCCGTCCCCTGGTTCAGGCCAGCAGCCCCTTTTGGTGTTTCCTGCCTGGTTGTACAATTCCCTGCAGGGTCCAGTATCTTTTAACCAAACTAGGTGGCACTGCTTAGTGACCAGCTGGTCTTTCCCTGACCTCCTTGGTCTCATTCCAGTGCAAGATCAATTCCTTCTAGCAGAAGGGCCAGGCTCACGTCATGGTCTGTCCCTTTCGAAAGCTGGATACAAACTCCAGCTttctgtcctgtcacttgtGGTGGAATTGGAAAGCTGTGGTGAACAAAAGCTCTTCTGGATGTTTTGGGCTGATGGTGATACTATTCCTAGAGGCTTCTGTCCTTAAGGAAAGTCAATCTCTGCAAATAGTTGCCCTTTTTGCAGGTATTGGGGGAAGTCAGGAGCCCATCTGAGGGCTGGCCCTGTGCCATGGGGCAGGCCAGGCTCACACACCTTGTGCCTGTCAGGTGAACACACCGCACACTTCATgccatttctgtattttcacaaaAGCCTCCTTTATCCATTGGATCACTGGTGCAGGTTAGgcttcctgcagccccagcatcACAGTTAGTAGCTCTGGAGGAGGTGGCCGTGATCATCTTGCCCCAAGCAGAGTTGTGGCGAGACCCAAGTCTCATGCTTTAAAAATCCAACTCTCTGCCCCTCAAAGAGCttggttttggggagggggttttttcctgtgatgCTGCGCCGTGTTTGCCAGGTGTAACAGCAGGAGGTGCCCTTGGGAGTGTGGGTTTATCCTGTCTTGCTGAGCATGAGTCAATGCCAGAGTTGCGTTCTGGAGATTGGTACCTGTTCCAATGGCAGCAGGTTGTGACATGGGTGTGCACTGGCACTGCCTGACAGATCAGGTCTGTGCTCATGggcactgagcagagctgttcccagctgcGTTCCACTGCAGTTCAGGAGTCCCTGGCAGTGGGACCTGGGCTGGGTGGGATGTTTGCACAAGCATGTTCCTTCTCCATGGTGATCCAGCGTAAACTTACCCTGCTCTCCAGCAACGCCTGCTTTCCAGAGAGGTGGGGTGGAGGCGATAAGGGCACTTGGCAGGGATGTGTCATGGCTGCTTCCTCTGAGTGTGTTTCTTCTCTCCCCTTGTCCTCCACAGAGTGCAAACAGCATTCAGGGTGTTTATGGGGAACTTTGTACAGATGGAGAAACTCAGGCTTATGGAGCAAATGCCATCTTGGTGTCAGAGCAGGGTTATAAACTTGTCCCCTGATGAGCAGGATTATGGCTCATCAATGCACACTGCTTACAAAGTTACTGCTCTGAGAAATGCAGCTGCCAAGGGCAACCGCCCACGGGAACGAAAGTGGCACCTGGAGCTGCGCTGGAGGTGTGACATGGAAACAGGACAGGGGCAGCCGGCCAGGGGTGTGTGGCACTTCACTCCCAAGGTGGCTCAGGCTGTGGGATGCACAGCCCTATGGATGGTGCAGGGAGTGGGCAAGCCTGCCGTGCTCTGAGCCAGGAAGTGATGGGCAGGGGCTGCGGCTAAGCACAGCTTTAGCCTGGCTAGACTTAGGAAGTGCAAAAGCCTGGGCTAAGGACCTTACCCACTTCTGATAGGTGCAGAGTCTGAATTTTAAGAGCTGCTGTCATAGGATTACCAGTCAGCACCATAACCCAGGTGGAATCACTTGTTTTGTGTGCTGCTCCTTGCTGTTGAGTGGCTCTCTCAGCTCCACACAGTATTAACTTCGGGGTATTTTCACAGGACATGATCCAAGCCAGGAAATGACCTTGTGGTTACACTTTAATAGGTCCAGTAGTGACCTGGAAGGCAGTGGGGgagaagcagggatggcttGTTGAGGAAATTCGGGAGCTTTAAAGGAAGGGGGACTTGCAGGAAAGGGAACATTTTAACTAGTATACTTAGAGAAAACACATGTCTGAGTGTGCTGGGGCTGTCACAGGCAAAGAAGAGGGAACACCGGGTTTGGTGACACCTCCCTGCCACCTGTCACAGATGGAGATTTGGGAGGGGGCTGCAGGTaccagagcaggggctggacaAGACCCAGTGGGGTGATTTGGGTCACTCCCCTTTGCAGCCGTGGCATATGAGTTTAGGCTTCATgagaaggaggggaaaggacAGGACATTACATCattcccagcagccctgggaatgGGGCCCCGGGGTATGTGATCAGAGGGGGCACCCAGGAAAGGGCTGAAGGTATTTCTAGAGCACAGgtgaaaaatgcagctgttgTTTACCCTACTCAAAATCTGCAGCCATGGGCTGGGCTGTAGCCCCTGAAGACAGCTGCTAACCCTGCCTGTCCTGTCTTTGCCCTGTGGCAGTTTCTGGTCCTTCTGTGTCCctgtggggatttggggatggcaTGAGCCAGGGTACACTGAAATACTCTGGCTGTAGTACTTGGCAGAGGGTGGTGGAGGGATATTAAAGGCTGGGATAGTTTCCCAGGGCCCAGGAGggtgcagggaaggaaaaattccagCTGGATATAAACCAGTGGGAAACATTCATGAGTGACAGGAGACATGAAGGGAAATCAACCCATCCTCATCCCCAACCCAGGTGGGGCTGGGACTGAGCAGTGCTAGGACTGAGCAGTCCCACCATGGCTGCTGGAAACCACACTGCACTCTGCAGGAAACACCACTTCCTTTGCCGGCCAGAGCACCGcgtcctgccctgcccagctccctcccttcctgcctggGCACCAGGCCCAGGACAGCTCCAGAGCAGACAGGGTGGCCAATGCagcttccagcctggagaatgtccccctgggcagggggagcaggacTTAAGGGTCCCCCGCCATCCCCagagaagggctggagcaccatGGGTGAGACTTGCTGGGGGTGCCTGTGTTGGGCAGTGATTTACAGCACCCCCAGCCtttgccctgctcccaggagtCCCACGAATTCTTGTTTTGTTCAGGAACTGCAGCATTTACAGCAGGCTGACACCTTCCCCACCCGAGTTGTAAATCCTGGTCCAAGGCAAAGGCTCTGCTGACCTTTAGccagtgcccagctctgctctgccagggtGACAGAGTGACTCCAGGGATGCTGGGCAAGACCTGCACTGGGCCATCACCCAGGGCATGGGAAGATAGATGGGGTAGGAGTGAAGTCCACCATTCCTGCACTCTTCCACATCCCACTGGTTGGCTCCCCACCACCTCAAACCGCACAGACAAAGGAATAGAGTCGCACTGCCAGAAGtaaaatgatttatttcttACTGAGAGCTGGATCCTACAGGGCTAGCTGCAAGGGGCCCTTCTGATGCCGCCCTGCATGTGTGTGCACTTCACACACCCACTCACACAAGTGTGCATGCACACTCCATGAAGCAGCTCATGTGCATTGACTGTTTCAAGTCCCTGTGCCACAGTGGGGTGTGGGGtgggcagcaggcagagccacCACAGGCTTCCCCTGACAAGCCCAGGGCACCTCATCCAAATGTGACACCCCCTGCAGACCAcacaggcagggccagccctgtTTCATGTCTCCAGACCCTGTTCTCTGCAGGTTGGAGAGCAGCAGTCCCCACAGGTCCCCCCTGTGCCAGATACCAGCTGGTTCCAGCAAGAGAGGAAGCTCTGGTCAGTGGGTCTGGTGCACACAACATCGTCACTTCATCCCCAAAACCACCTtccctccatgtccttcctcaGGCACCACCAGCCTGTGGCAGGGTCCCCAGAGTCTGAAGCATCCTTGCACCcttgcccagctgcagcacatggCAAGCGAGGGGTTCACACGGGAGCACAGGGGAAGGGATGGGTATCTGGGGGTGCAGCTTTGCAAACAGCCACTGTAAGCCATGGCAGAACGACTCATGCCTCTCCTGCACTGGCAGCTTTCactcctgcccagcccctgccatccTGCTGGTGTGTCCCAGACACAGCCCAGGTCCTGGCATCAGTGCAGGTCAATGGTCTCATACTCCAGGTTGTCTGAGTCCTCCAGCTCGATGCCAGGCACCAGGTTGTAATAGCTGGTTGACTGACTCATGTAGATCTTCTCCCGGTCAGCAGAGTCCTTCAGGACTTCACTCACGCTGACAGTGTCCACCTCTGGCTCactgcccagctcctctgcccttGGTGCTGGGGTGCCCAGCTGCCCTTCATGGGATGGCACCTGGGAACTGCTGGGGGATCCCACCTGTATCTCCACCTCCTCATAGAGGTCTCTGTTACTCTCCAGTGGATCCAcgaagggctggagcacaacCTGTTTCCCCAGGAGCACTTTCTTCTCAGTCCTGGAGGGAGCGGCAGGCAGCTCATAGGGGATGTAGTGGTGAGGCTCTGCAGACACTGGAACACTGCTCCTCTCTGCCATGGCCCGGTGGCTCTGGGGCCTGCTCTGCAGGCTGtagtttgtctttttcttccgCCAGCAGAAGCACCAAGTGATGGTGGTGAGGATGAGGAGAGGGGGCAGGCAGATGAAGAGAGCGGTGAGGCTGTGTGAGCGACACAGCTCATCCCGGGGGATGCTCTGGAGACCCACACCGTGGTAGTGCTCTGGTGTGTGGCAGATAAcctcagcagcctggctggacCAACCCTCCAGGTTGGTGAGCAAAGCGCAGCTGCAGTCCCAGCTGTTGTTGGAGAGCTGAAGCTGGAGCAGAGATGGCTTCAGGAGGCTGGCAGGAAGGAAGGTGAGGGCATTGAAGCCCAGGTAGACCTCCTGGACCTGGGAAGATGCTTTCAGGAAGGACTTGGGTAGCTCCTGGAGCTGGTTGCTGTCCAGATAAAGAACCCTCAAATTAGGGGCATCTTCCAGAAAGCTTCCAGGGAGACTTTCCAGCAGGTTGTGACTTAAATGTAAGACTTCCAAGGCAGGAGGGACTCCCTGTGCATTGCTGATGGCCGTGATGCTGCAGTGCGAGAGGTAGAGCTCCCGCAGCCCCTGCACCCCCACCAGTGCACCCCAGTCCAGGTGGGTGATGTTGGAGCTGGTGAAGTtgaggcagcagctctcaggGAGCGGAGCCTCCCGGAAAGCCTGGTAGTCCATGGGCTCTGAGCAGTTGCAGATTGGCGGTGCTGGGTCGAGGGCAAGGCCGGCAGCGAGCAGGAGGCTACCCcagagggacacggtgcccagCCCAGCGCCTGCGGAGAGAGCAGAGGGAACGGTGACTCCCTGTGCGACctgccctccccttccctttctccagccttccCGGCGGGGGAAAGTGAACCCCACTTTTCCTCCCCACCACGAAAGGACCCGGTGGCTGCAGGTCCTCCCGGAGCCGTCCCCCAGTGCCACCGTCCCCCGCCAGCCCGGGGCGGCCTCTCCCGCGACGTCCCGCTGCTCCGGCCGGGTGCCCGGGGGCAACGAGCGACCCCCGGAGCTACGGCCGTGCCCCCGGTGCCCTGCCCGGCCTCACCTGCCGCCGCTCGCCCCATCCTCCGGGGCCGCTCCGCGTCCCGCCGCGCTCCCACCGGGCGCGGCCGCCGGCTCCGCCTCGccgcggg encodes the following:
- the RPS8 gene encoding 40S ribosomal protein S8; the encoded protein is MGISRDNWHKRRKTGGKRKPYHKKRKYELGRPPANTKIGPRRIHTVRVRGGNKKYRALRLDVGNFSWGSECCTRKTRIIDVVYNASNNELVRTKTLVKNCIVLIDSTPYRQWYEAHYALPLGRKKGAKLTPEEEEILNKKRSKKIQKKYDERKKNAKIASILEEQFQQGKLLACIASRPGQCGRADGYVLEGKELEFYLRKIKARKGK
- the LOC125330247 gene encoding uncharacterized protein LOC125330247 isoform X1 — its product is MGERQLLIPACLQTSSSSLPWQQSPASVTRSLLLRRPLRSELRCSQPGAGLGTVSLWGSLLLAAGLALDPAPPICNCSEPMDYQAFREAPLPESCCLNFTSSNITHLDWGALVGVQGLRELYLSHCSITAISNAQGVPPALEVLHLSHNLLESLPGSFLEDAPNLRVLYLDSNQLQELPKSFLKASSQVQEVYLGFNALTFLPASLLKPSLLQLQLSNNSWDCSCALLTNLEGWSSQAAEVICHTPEHYHGVGLQSIPRDELCRSHSLTALFICLPPLLILTTITWCFCWRKKKTNYSLQSRPQSHRAMAERSSVPVSAEPHHYIPYELPAAPSRTEKKVLLGKQVVLQPFVDPLESNRDLYEEVEIQVGSPSSSQVPSHEGQLGTPAPRAEELGSEPEVDTVSVSEVLKDSADREKIYMSQSTSYYNLVPGIELEDSDNLEYETIDLH
- the LOC125330247 gene encoding uncharacterized protein LOC125330247 isoform X2; amino-acid sequence: MGRAAAGAGLGTVSLWGSLLLAAGLALDPAPPICNCSEPMDYQAFREAPLPESCCLNFTSSNITHLDWGALVGVQGLRELYLSHCSITAISNAQGVPPALEVLHLSHNLLESLPGSFLEDAPNLRVLYLDSNQLQELPKSFLKASSQVQEVYLGFNALTFLPASLLKPSLLQLQLSNNSWDCSCALLTNLEGWSSQAAEVICHTPEHYHGVGLQSIPRDELCRSHSLTALFICLPPLLILTTITWCFCWRKKKTNYSLQSRPQSHRAMAERSSVPVSAEPHHYIPYELPAAPSRTEKKVLLGKQVVLQPFVDPLESNRDLYEEVEIQVGSPSSSQVPSHEGQLGTPAPRAEELGSEPEVDTVSVSEVLKDSADREKIYMSQSTSYYNLVPGIELEDSDNLEYETIDLH